The following proteins are co-located in the Castanea sativa cultivar Marrone di Chiusa Pesio chromosome 8, ASM4071231v1 genome:
- the LOC142607063 gene encoding uncharacterized protein LOC142607063 yields MSAYGVTFSLILLLCLANVVNYSEAHINGSETEMMVPMVESGRMEKMMMMVMSDSRRRLGSFQICALCTCCGGAKGLCLPSPCCYAINCNIPNRPFGFCSFTPKTCNCFGCHL; encoded by the exons ATGTCTGCTTATGGGGtcactttctctctcatatTGCTGCTGTGTTTAGCTAATGTGGTCAACTACAGTGAAGCCCAT ATTAATGGGTCTGAGACTGAGATGATGGTGCCAATGGTGGAGTCAGGAAGGAtggagaagatgatgatgatggtgatgagtGATAGCAGAAGGAGGTTAGGGAGCTTCCAGATATGTGCACTATGCACTTGCTGTGGTGGGGCCAAAGGTCTTTGCTTGCCATCTCCTTGTTGCTATGCCATCAATTGCAACATTCCCAACAGACCTTTTGGCTTTTGCTCTTTCACTCCCAAGACCTGTAATTGCTTTGGATGCCATCTctaa
- the LOC142605792 gene encoding uncharacterized protein LOC142605792, giving the protein MRILSWNCQGLGNPWTSCSLCKIVREQAPNVCFLMETQLDKDGFEKLYGELPYPNKIIVKKLDSGGGLNLLWKDDIRMDLINFTDNHVLTKFSEKLSKRPAQASQVEDFRAAMEECHSEDLGFKGYPYTWNNKWPGEANTKIRLDRAVTTREWREKFQLSSVVHLAPHASDHLPIVLHTQKFEKHSREGRRGFKFEESWLLWEECEAIVQEAWTMEHNGGHGLVGIKQKIQSCGDQLRAWGFSKARPNSEDIKQLQKRSETLSMKVTTEASKAKFLEVDDCLSIVEHKVTPDMQQILSSDFTSGEIKIAVFQMGPTKAPGPDGMNALFYQKVWHIVGDNVVNAVLDYLHSGVVGPDINHTNIVLIPKTKSPERMSDFRPISAFVPGRLITDNVLVAYEVLHSMHSRKKGKKGFLALKLDISKAYDHVEWNFLQGIMIKLGFLDRWIQ; this is encoded by the exons ATGAGGATCTTAAGTTGGAACTgccaagggcttgggaacccttggACAAGTTGTAGCCTTTGCAAGATTGTGAGGGAACAAGCTCCCAATGTGTGTTTTCTTATGGAGACACAGCTAGATAAGGAtggttttgaaaaattgtatgGTGAATTGCCTTACCCAAATAAAATCATTGTTAAGAAACTGGACTCAGGTGGAGGATTGAATTTACTGTGGAAGGATGATATTAGGATGGATTTGATCAATTTCACTGATAATCATGTGCTAACAAAA TTCTCTGAGAAGCTCAGTAAACGGCCAGCCCAAGCTAGCCAAGTTGAGGATTTCCGGGCTGCAATGGAGGAGTGTCACTCGGAGGATTTGGGTTTTAAGGGATACCCTTATACTTGGAATAATAAATGGCCAGGAGAGGCAAACACAAAAATCCGGTTAGACAGAGCTGTTACAACTAGGGAATGGAGAGAAAAGTTCCAGCTGAGTTCAGTGGTGCATTTGGCTCCTCATGCTTCGGATCACTTGCCAATTGTTCTTCACACACAAAAATTTGAGAAGCATAGCCGAGAAGGAAGGAGAGGATTTAAGTTTGAGGAATCATGGCTACTTTGGGAAGAATGTGAGGCTATTGTCCAAGAAGCATGGACTATGGAGCATAATGGAGGGCACGGGTTGGTAGGTATTAAGCAGAAAATTCAGAGTTGTGGTGACCAATTACGAGCTTGGGGATTTTCTAAGGCCAGACCGAACAGTGAAGATATCAAACAGCTCCAAAAAAGATCGGAAACTTTGAGTATGAAGGTGACCACAGAGGCTTCAAAGGCAAAATTTCTGGAG GTTGATGATTGTCTTAGCATAGTGGAACATAAGGTGACCCCAGATATGCAACAGATATTGTCCAGTGATTTTACTTCTGGTGAAATCAAGATAGCGGTGTTCCAAATGGGACCAACAAAGGCGCCTGGACCAGATGGTATGAATGCTCTTTTCTACCAAAAGGTTTGGCATATAGTGGGTGATAATGTAGTTAATGCAGTgttagattatttacattctgGTGTTGTGGGGCCTGACATAAACCACACTAATATTGTTCTGATACCCAAAACTAAATCTCCTGAGAGAATGTCTGATTTTAGGCCAATA AGTGCTTTTGTGCCAGGGAGGCTTATTACTGACAATGTGCTGGTGGCTTATGAAGTTTTACATTCTATGCATTCacggaaaaaaggaaaaaaaggattTTTGGCATTGAAGCTTGATATCAGTAAAGCATATGATCATGTTGAGTGGAATTTTCTGCAAGGCATAATGATTAAATTGGGTTTTCTAGACAGATGGATTCAATAG